CAAGCTCGGGATTGAGCAGGCCATCGACGGGAAGCGGAATGTCGACGCGCTCGTTGAGCTTGCCGGTGCTGTCGTCGACAAGCTGGCGCACCATGCTTTCGGAGGAGTCTTCGACCGTCACCATGTAGATCAGCGGCAGGTTGGCGCTGCCGTCGAATGTCGCCCAGTGGACGAGATAATAGGGCCGCATGGTCTTCGGGTTGACCGAGACCTTGGCCGTCTGCGCAAGCGTGAAGGGGCCGAAGGTCGCCTCGCTCTTGACGTCCTCCAGATAGAGCCGCTCGGCCATCGACTTCTGCAGCGCCTCGGGAAACTCCTTGTGGCGCAGGATGAAGTCGGCCATCTCCTCGCGCAGCTCGCCGGCTTGCGGGATGTTGGCCAGGCGGGCGTCGGCCTGCTGGCGGTCGTTTTCCAATTCGAGCAGGTTCTGGAACACGGGGTAGCCGCTGTCGGCGCGCGATATGCGGAAGGTGTCCATGAAGCCCAGCCGGTTGCGCCAGCAGGCAAAGGACTTGTCCAGCCGCGCGATATATTCCGCGACGATCCTGGCGACGATGCCGTGCCGGTAAAGCGGCGAGCGGTCGTCGCGCATGAACACTTCCAGTCCGCCCAGCGCCGCCGTGATGGCGGAAAAATAGCGGGCCGCCGCGTCGTTCTCAGGTGTCATGGGACTGCCGTGGAGACGATATCAGCGGCGCCGCCCAAGCAGATATTCGTAGGGTGCCCCACGAATATCTGCTTGGATGCCTTTGTTTTTCGCAGGTTCTGACCGCAAAACCGTGGGACACTTTTGCGGAACCTGCTTAGGACTGCACGTAGTTGGCGGAATTGTGCTTTTTCATCACATCGTCGAAGCGGCGGGCGAAGGCGTCGTCGGCGAGCTTCTTGCGGCGCTGGATGTCGGCTGAAGCCACCATGTTCTTCTCATGCATCTCGAGCAGGTCGCCGATATGCTTCTGCGAGGCGGCGCCGATGCCGGCCATCGTCTCCTCGGCCGTGTTGTCGACCTGGCTGCCCAGCGTGTTGATCTTGTGGGCGACGTCCTGCTGGGCGGCGGTCTTCAGCGAATCCTCCAGCGCCTTGTACAGCACGATGCGCTGTTCGGTGTCGATGGTCAGCTTGTTGATCAGCGTCGACTGCGCGGCGATCTGGTTGTTGAGCGAATCGACGAAGGTCTGGAACATCGAGGTATAGCGCTCCAGCGTCTGGCTTTCGGCGAGCAGCTCCTGCTCCTTGGCCTGCTTTTCGTTGTACTCGGTCGCCATTTTGGAGCGCTCGCCCTCGAGCTCGGTCCGCTCCTTCTGGGTCGTCGAGGCGGCGATCTTGTTCTCGATGTCGAGCAGCAGGGGGTTCAATTCCTCGATGCGCTTCTGCACGGCCTCGAGGTTGGACATGGTCGTTTTGCGGCGCTCGATCACCTGGGACAGGCTGGTCTCGGAAGTCTTGTAGCGCTGGTCGAGGATCTGTTTCTGCGCCTTCAGGATGCCGACGATGGTATCCGACTTCGCCAAAAGCTCCTGCAGATTGCCGGCCAGCGACATGTTGCGGACGCGGTCGGTGCGCATGCGCTGCTTGCGCTGCTCGGAGAAGACACCGACGAAGTTTTCCCAGCCGGTGTAGCTCTTCATGCTCTCGAACTCGGCGCCGAAAACGTTGGTGGCGTCCTCGAGCCCGATGATCAGGTCGGCGATATTGCCTTCCATGACCTTCTGCTGCTTGAGCACGTCCTCGATGCGGGCGTTCTCGATGTCGAAATTGGCGTCGCCGATCTTCTTGTCGGCCTGGGCAAGCGTGTCGAGCACCGTCCCGGACTGCTCGATCTTGGTGCGCATGTCCTGCACGACCTGCTTGGTCTTGGCAATTTCGGCATCGAAATTCTGCAATGTCGCCATTGGGGCCTCCCGCTTCGGCATCCGTTTCCATGTCGTGGCGGCGAATATATGTGGGGCTTCAAGGGATTGAAAGAAGGAAGACAAGGCGAGACGTCAAAACAAAAGAACTGGTCAGGTCCTTGAAAGACAAGGCAAGCATGTGCATGGCGGCCAGTAATGAGCGACGCCGTCTAACAGCTTCAGCTTTTATGCCTTAAGCTATTGTTTTTACGGACGGCCAAGGCGATGACACAGCGCCGGCAAATCTCGTGCGCCGGCGGTAAGACCAGTTTCTTTCCAATTCCGATCAGGGTTTTGGGTCGGCCTTGAGATAGGCGATCACGTTGGCGATGTCGTCGTCGCTGGTCAGGCCGGCAAAGGCCATTCTGTTGCCGGGAACCTTCTGCCTGGGCGCCTTGAGATATTCGGCGAGGTTGGCTTCGTCCCAGACCAGGCCGGCGGCGCCGGCATCCTTCATGGCTTGCGAATAATGGCCGGCAAAGCTCTCCGCCGAGCCGGCCTTGCGGCCGACGACGCCCAGCAGATGCGGGCCGACCTTGTCGCGGTCGCTTGCCGCCTCATGGCAGGCCATGCAGCGGTTGAAGACCTTCTTGCCCAGCGCTGCATCGCCACCGGCATGCGCGGCAAGGCCGCTGGCAAGCAGGAAAAGCGTGGCGGGCGAAATGGCTCGAAGCATGGCTGACCCCGGAGAGTTCTGGCTGTCGGCCTTAT
This region of Mesorhizobium sp. M2A.F.Ca.ET.046.03.2.1 genomic DNA includes:
- a CDS encoding cytochrome c family protein, translated to MLRAISPATLFLLASGLAAHAGGDAALGKKVFNRCMACHEAASDRDKVGPHLLGVVGRKAGSAESFAGHYSQAMKDAGAAGLVWDEANLAEYLKAPRQKVPGNRMAFAGLTSDDDIANVIAYLKADPKP